From Spirosoma aerolatum, one genomic window encodes:
- a CDS encoding TonB-dependent receptor, producing MNRKLVLLFFSLVLTIQTTRAQVNVGTIRGTIRDGQTKEALIGCTIRVDGTQLGVTTDVEGNFLIANVPVGNQKVIISYISYQTKEIPNVRVESGNTTAIETELLTEGKALQEVVVRGSRATNTEVAVITEIKQMKPIAVGISAQQIVKSQDRDAAAAIRRVPGVSIVDNRFVLIRGLAARYNSVLINDVITPSTEVDTRSFSFDLVPSNIIDRMIVFKSGSAELPGDFAGGVIKIYTKRRPDQNFTDAGLTLGYRANTTFQTVQTQTRSGLNWLGLWGADQQIPSSFPTKFGEFNSLNPLQRAAYAQLLPNSWGLKNYSVSPDIRFALNLGRRFDVGSIRFSNLTSINYASTNQFSNIDLKLYDNGTIANAVAEQYNDANYARQSRLGVLHNWTARFASGFTLEWKTLFNQLSTTETVVRSGQRIQDGFDVRSFSERFENRSILTSQVSGEHSISELTKFNWIASFGYTGRWEPDWKRVRYQRVTGASGTDGQLQPFSIATPNDPNPIDVGRFYSKLHEYVVSAIGNGEHTFGNPTDREPNRIRFGVYAEQKNRDYSARFYGYQSVGNSSVAKSSDINNAFSPANVNGQNGFSLLDGTKPLDSYKGINTYLSGYVTGDVYFGPKANLTLGFRGEYNDQGIRATRTTVEEQLVSNKVFSPLPSLNFTYKLSDRTNLRLAYSSSVNRPEFRELAPFSYFDFNLLADIRGNTALKTANIQNIDAKWEFYPTPNELISVTGFYKHFTNPIESFLLIQANGLAYTFANANSAQNYGVELEVRKGFSNSSSVFLQNLSVVGNVSLIKSQVNVGDIVRAPDLSGEVREYDIRGIADTQRPLAGQSPYLINAGLYYAAPNSGWQANILYNVFGQRIFAVGNRNNPTIYEMPRNVVDLNVTKLVNKKLELRLGIQDLLNQYVRFVQDFSHDGKIGSDVTSQTADADQTIRRFKRGSYYTLSAVYTFGRRTIIP from the coding sequence ATGAACCGCAAGCTAGTTCTTCTTTTTTTCTCTCTTGTTTTAACAATACAAACCACCAGGGCACAGGTAAATGTTGGTACCATTCGCGGCACCATTCGGGATGGACAAACCAAGGAAGCCTTAATTGGCTGTACGATCCGAGTCGACGGGACGCAGTTGGGGGTAACCACCGACGTGGAGGGCAACTTTTTAATCGCCAACGTACCCGTCGGAAACCAGAAGGTGATTATCTCCTACATCTCGTACCAGACGAAGGAAATTCCGAATGTTCGGGTTGAATCAGGAAACACAACGGCCATTGAAACGGAGCTGCTCACCGAAGGAAAAGCGCTTCAGGAAGTAGTCGTTCGGGGTAGCCGGGCTACTAATACCGAAGTGGCCGTTATTACCGAGATCAAGCAGATGAAGCCGATAGCCGTAGGGATTTCGGCTCAGCAGATTGTAAAATCGCAGGACCGTGATGCGGCTGCCGCTATTCGTCGGGTTCCGGGCGTGAGTATTGTCGATAACCGATTTGTACTGATCCGGGGATTGGCCGCCCGGTATAACTCGGTGCTTATCAACGATGTGATTACACCATCGACCGAGGTAGACACCCGTTCGTTCTCGTTCGATCTGGTGCCCAGCAACATCATCGACCGGATGATCGTATTCAAATCCGGATCGGCTGAATTACCCGGTGATTTCGCTGGGGGTGTTATTAAGATTTATACCAAGCGTCGGCCCGACCAGAATTTTACGGATGCGGGCCTAACGCTGGGGTATCGCGCCAATACGACGTTTCAGACGGTACAGACCCAGACCCGAAGCGGCTTGAACTGGCTGGGGCTCTGGGGAGCCGATCAGCAGATTCCGAGCAGCTTTCCTACAAAATTTGGTGAGTTCAATTCACTGAATCCACTTCAACGGGCTGCCTATGCACAGTTGCTGCCCAATTCCTGGGGATTGAAAAATTATTCGGTATCGCCGGATATCCGGTTTGCTTTGAACCTGGGTCGTCGGTTCGATGTGGGATCTATTCGGTTTAGTAATTTGACCAGTATCAACTACGCTTCGACCAATCAGTTTTCGAACATCGATCTCAAATTGTACGATAACGGTACTATTGCCAACGCCGTAGCTGAACAATATAATGATGCCAATTACGCACGGCAGTCACGGCTGGGGGTACTGCATAACTGGACGGCCCGGTTCGCGTCCGGCTTTACGCTGGAGTGGAAAACACTCTTCAACCAGTTGAGTACTACCGAAACCGTGGTGCGTAGCGGTCAGCGTATTCAGGATGGATTTGACGTTCGGAGTTTCTCGGAGCGGTTCGAAAACCGGAGTATTCTAACGTCGCAAGTGTCGGGTGAACATTCGATTAGTGAACTGACCAAGTTCAACTGGATTGCCAGCTTTGGGTATACGGGGCGCTGGGAGCCCGATTGGAAACGGGTTCGCTATCAGCGGGTAACGGGCGCTAGTGGTACCGACGGACAACTTCAACCCTTCTCTATTGCCACACCGAACGACCCAAACCCTATTGACGTGGGTCGATTCTACTCGAAGTTACATGAGTATGTGGTATCGGCAATCGGCAATGGTGAACACACTTTTGGCAACCCGACCGATCGGGAACCGAATCGGATTCGGTTTGGGGTGTATGCCGAACAAAAAAATCGGGATTATTCGGCCCGTTTCTATGGCTATCAAAGCGTCGGTAATAGCTCAGTCGCCAAATCCAGTGATATTAACAATGCCTTTAGTCCGGCTAACGTAAACGGTCAAAATGGGTTCTCGCTGCTGGATGGCACGAAACCGCTGGATTCATACAAAGGGATCAATACTTATCTGTCTGGCTATGTTACGGGTGATGTTTACTTTGGACCGAAGGCCAATTTGACGCTTGGTTTCCGTGGCGAATACAATGATCAGGGTATTCGGGCTACCCGGACAACGGTTGAAGAACAACTGGTTTCCAATAAAGTATTTAGCCCGCTGCCTTCGCTGAATTTCACCTATAAGCTTAGCGATCGGACCAATCTCCGGCTGGCATATTCATCCTCTGTAAACCGACCTGAGTTTCGTGAGTTAGCCCCCTTCAGCTATTTCGACTTTAATCTGCTGGCCGATATTCGTGGGAACACGGCATTGAAAACCGCCAACATTCAGAATATCGACGCCAAATGGGAGTTTTACCCAACGCCAAACGAGTTGATTTCGGTGACGGGTTTTTACAAGCATTTTACAAACCCCATCGAATCGTTCCTGCTGATCCAGGCGAATGGGCTGGCTTATACGTTTGCCAATGCCAATTCTGCTCAGAATTACGGCGTTGAACTGGAAGTACGCAAAGGATTCTCAAATTCATCGAGTGTCTTTCTGCAAAATCTGTCGGTAGTCGGTAACGTATCGCTCATTAAAAGCCAGGTTAATGTGGGCGATATTGTCCGGGCTCCAGATTTGAGTGGCGAAGTTCGGGAATATGATATTCGGGGTATTGCCGATACCCAGCGCCCACTGGCAGGCCAGTCGCCTTACCTGATCAATGCCGGTCTGTATTATGCGGCTCCAAACTCCGGCTGGCAGGCCAATATTCTCTACAACGTTTTTGGTCAGCGGATTTTCGCCGTAGGCAACCGAAACAACCCCACTATTTACGAGATGCCGCGTAACGTAGTGGATCTGAATGTAACCAAACTGGTCAATAAAAAGCTGGAACTGCGGCTGGGTATTCAGGACCTGCTGAACCAATACGTCCGGTTTGTACAGGATTTCAGTCATGATGGCAAAATCGGTAGCGATGTTACTTCGCAAACTGCTGATGCTGACCAAACGATTCGTCGATTCAAACGGGGTAGCTACTACACCCTTAGTGCCGTGTACACCTTTGGTCGCCGAACGATAATTCCTTAA
- a CDS encoding IPT/TIG domain-containing protein, whose amino-acid sequence MHQVRRRMAGWAYLLLTGVGLFAAVSACKNDDTPAPVLSITSISPTSAPVGSSVVITGTAFNATPSSNTVTFGTVPAQVTGANTTSLTVIVPANAGTPIAVTTGGATVSSTTAFQLGNKPVITVASNITATTNWTAGNIYVIQGFVSVTSGATLNIEKGTIIKGAPKEQDPSGQGKGGTLIIQAGAKINAVGTVDSPIIFTSSKAAGSRNYGDWGGVVLIGKAPHNQPSVTAFEGGIPGTIGAYTDVNDNSGVMQYCRIEFGGIALSNLANSEINGLTLYGVGAGTTIDHIQVSYSGDDSYEWFGGTVNMKNLIAFRGWDDDWDTDWGYVGKVQYGVSLRDPDVADQSGSNGFESDNFNPGAPATAANNGLPLTAPVFANMSNFVTTGTPSNAASAKGSGPFQSGMHLRRNTSISIFNSLLVGYPEGLRLDAQTGTTNTLDNATAGNLQLRGIVIANCTTPVRGAQSITNDQATAFFGTAAYQNQIIASTDLSKLLLNSATFNLTTPNFLPQSGSPLLTGAIWDGKGADAFFTKETFKGAFGTTDWTKGWTNWDPQNANYDK is encoded by the coding sequence ATGCATCAAGTGCGCCGTCGAATGGCTGGCTGGGCTTATCTGCTACTGACGGGTGTCGGACTGTTTGCTGCCGTTTCGGCCTGTAAGAATGATGATACCCCGGCTCCGGTACTGAGTATTACGTCTATTTCGCCTACGTCGGCACCGGTTGGGTCTAGTGTAGTGATTACCGGTACAGCTTTCAATGCCACGCCATCCAGCAACACGGTAACCTTCGGTACAGTGCCCGCACAGGTAACCGGTGCTAACACGACGTCATTAACTGTAATTGTTCCGGCGAATGCAGGTACACCTATTGCCGTAACTACAGGCGGAGCAACGGTAAGCAGCACAACGGCCTTCCAACTGGGTAACAAACCCGTAATTACTGTTGCGAGCAACATTACAGCCACAACAAACTGGACGGCGGGTAATATTTACGTTATTCAGGGCTTTGTGAGTGTTACGTCAGGAGCGACGCTAAATATTGAAAAGGGAACGATTATCAAAGGGGCTCCCAAAGAGCAGGACCCTTCAGGACAGGGCAAAGGCGGAACGCTGATCATTCAGGCGGGGGCTAAGATCAACGCGGTAGGTACGGTTGATTCGCCCATCATTTTCACTTCCAGCAAAGCCGCCGGTTCCCGTAATTATGGCGACTGGGGTGGTGTTGTTCTTATTGGGAAAGCTCCCCATAACCAGCCCAGCGTAACGGCATTTGAAGGCGGCATTCCGGGTACGATTGGTGCCTATACGGATGTGAATGACAACTCGGGTGTCATGCAGTATTGCCGGATCGAATTTGGCGGTATTGCCCTGAGTAACCTGGCAAACAGCGAAATCAACGGCCTTACTTTATATGGAGTAGGTGCTGGTACCACGATTGACCACATCCAGGTTTCATATAGCGGTGATGATTCCTACGAATGGTTCGGTGGTACAGTAAATATGAAGAACCTGATCGCTTTCCGGGGGTGGGACGACGATTGGGATACCGACTGGGGTTATGTGGGTAAAGTACAGTATGGTGTATCGCTGCGCGACCCAGACGTAGCCGACCAATCGGGTTCTAATGGATTTGAGTCAGATAACTTTAACCCAGGTGCCCCAGCAACGGCTGCTAACAACGGATTGCCTCTTACTGCGCCTGTGTTTGCCAACATGAGCAATTTTGTAACAACTGGTACACCTTCGAATGCCGCGTCGGCCAAAGGTAGTGGTCCCTTCCAGTCGGGTATGCACCTGCGTCGGAATACGTCGATCAGCATTTTCAATTCACTGTTAGTTGGTTACCCAGAAGGCTTACGGTTAGACGCTCAGACAGGTACAACCAACACGCTCGATAACGCCACGGCTGGCAACCTGCAACTGCGTGGTATTGTGATTGCAAACTGCACGACGCCAGTTCGGGGGGCTCAGTCGATTACGAACGATCAGGCGACGGCTTTCTTTGGTACGGCTGCCTACCAGAACCAGATCATTGCCAGCACGGATTTGAGCAAGCTGCTGCTCAACTCGGCTACCTTCAACCTGACCACTCCCAACTTCCTGCCCCAGTCGGGTTCTCCACTGCTGACAGGAGCTATCTGGGACGGTAAGGGAGCGGATGCTTTCTTCACCAAAGAAACGTTCAAGGGTGCTTTTGGGACCACCGACTGGACGAAAGGCTGGACCAACTGGGACCCACAAAACGCAAACTACGACAAATAA
- a CDS encoding tyrosine-protein phosphatase yields MWKDFTNWLTNKHSTVQKSFADIWPVDLHNHILPGVDDGLPTLEDTLACLQKYVDWGIKGVICTPHISQDYYPNEVQRLKQVTLTVQQAIADANLPIQFSLAAEYLVDEWYYTLLEQDEVLCFGKDRFVLFETGWANSPRQLDQYLFLMQLKGYKPVLAHPERYHYYQSSPEQLMALKDKGCLFQLNLMSLAGHYGKRAQQLAHKLLQSKDIDFIGSDLHRLTHLTTLEQVFDQDTLDLLSQQPLLNSQLS; encoded by the coding sequence ATGTGGAAAGACTTCACAAATTGGCTTACCAATAAACACTCAACTGTTCAGAAAAGCTTTGCAGACATTTGGCCCGTTGACTTACACAACCACATTTTACCTGGCGTAGATGATGGCTTACCTACGCTGGAGGATACCCTGGCCTGTCTTCAGAAATATGTGGACTGGGGCATAAAAGGCGTTATCTGCACTCCCCACATTAGTCAGGATTATTATCCGAATGAGGTACAACGGTTAAAACAGGTCACCCTCACTGTGCAACAGGCCATTGCAGATGCTAACCTCCCCATTCAATTCTCGTTAGCCGCTGAATATCTTGTCGATGAATGGTATTACACCTTGCTGGAACAAGATGAGGTACTCTGTTTCGGAAAAGATCGGTTTGTTCTCTTTGAGACTGGCTGGGCAAACTCTCCCCGGCAATTGGATCAGTATTTGTTCCTGATGCAGCTAAAGGGCTATAAACCTGTATTGGCCCACCCCGAACGCTACCACTATTACCAGAGTTCGCCCGAGCAACTAATGGCTCTGAAAGATAAAGGGTGTTTGTTTCAACTCAATTTAATGTCTTTAGCGGGTCACTATGGCAAACGGGCTCAGCAGCTTGCGCATAAACTCCTCCAATCAAAGGATATTGATTTTATCGGAAGCGATTTGCATCGTCTGACTCATTTAACAACCCTTGAGCAGGTCTTCGACCAAGACACACTCGATCTACTTAGCCAGCAACCCTTGCTCAACAGCCAGCTTTCGTAG